Part of the Halopenitus persicus genome is shown below.
AGCGATTCCACGATCAGGTCCGGGTCGGAGCCGAACGGCTCCCACGGCGCCCCCTTCCGGTCGACCCAGACGCCCTGCATACCGGCGTGTTTGGCCCCCTGGACGTCGAACCAGCCGGCCGTCACGTGGGCGATCTCGTCGATCGGGGTCCCCGTTCGCGCCGCCGCGTGGCGGTAGATCTCGGCGGCGGGCTTGAACGTCCGGACCTCGTCGGCGCTGATCGTGTCCAGCACGAGGTCGCCGATGTCGGCGTGGTCGACCATCGAGGCCAGCATCTCCGGGTTTCCGTTGGAGACGACGTAACAGTCGTAGCCCGCCTCCCGGAGCCGCTCGATCCCCTCGCGCACGTCCGCAAAGACGTCGAGTTCGTGGTACACCGCGAGGATCTCGTCGCGTTCCTCCCGCGGGAGGTCGACGCCGTGAGCGTCGAGGGCGTACTGGAGCGCGTCCCGATTCATCTCATAAAAGGGCTGGTAGGCGTCGAGGTGGTTCGCGACGAAGGTGTACTCGATCGATCGCGCCCGCCAGAGCTTCGAGACCGGCTCCGGGTCGGCGACGCGATTCGCGAGGGCGGATTCAGCCGCGTCCACGTCGACGAGCGTACTGTACGAGTCGAAGGTCACCGTTCGCACGCGCTCGGGGTCGAAGCTCATCACCGTTCCCACGGGTTCAGGGGTGATAATCCTCCGGCTTTTTAAGTGCTCAGCCGGACCGCGGGTGTCGTGACGGGTCCCCGGTCACCCGTGTTTCTATACGGTTC
Proteins encoded:
- a CDS encoding haloacid dehalogenase type II, translating into MSFDPERVRTVTFDSYSTLVDVDAAESALANRVADPEPVSKLWRARSIEYTFVANHLDAYQPFYEMNRDALQYALDAHGVDLPREERDEILAVYHELDVFADVREGIERLREAGYDCYVVSNGNPEMLASMVDHADIGDLVLDTISADEVRTFKPAAEIYRHAAARTGTPIDEIAHVTAGWFDVQGAKHAGMQGVWVDRKGAPWEPFGSDPDLIVESLHGLADALDET